A stretch of the Ictidomys tridecemlineatus isolate mIctTri1 chromosome 5, mIctTri1.hap1, whole genome shotgun sequence genome encodes the following:
- the Vps33b gene encoding vacuolar protein sorting-associated protein 33B isoform X1: MAFPLRPDAPELPDFSMLKRLARDQLIYLLEQLPGKKDLFIEADLMSPLDRIANVSILKQHEVDKLYKVENKPALSSNEQLCFLVRPRIKNMRYIANLVNADKLAGRTRKYKVIFSPQKFYACEMVLEEEGIYGDVSCDEWAFSLLPLDVDLLSMELPEFFRDYFLEGDQRWTNTVAQALHLLSTLYGSFPNCYGVGRCARMSYELWRKLEEEEDSETKGRRPEIGHIFLLDRDMDFVTALCSQVVYEGLVDDTFRIKCGSVDFGPEVTSSDKSLKVLLNAEDKVFNEIRNEHFSNVFGFLSQKARNLQAQYDRRRGMDIKQMKNFVSQELKGLKQEHRLLSLHIGACESIMKKKTKQDFQELIKTEHALLEGFNIRESTNYIEEHIDQQVSPIESLRLMCLLSITENGLIPKDYRSLKTQYLQSYGPEHLLTFSNLRRAGLLTEQAPGDTLTAVESKVSKLVTDKAAGKITDAFSSLAKRSNFRAISKKLNLIPRVDGEYDLKVPRDMAYVFSGAYVPLSCRIIEQVLERRSWQGLDEVVRLLNCSEFAFTDMTKEDKTSSESLRLILVVFLGGCTFSEISALRFLGKEKGYRFIFLTTAITNSARLMEAMSEVKA, from the exons ATGGCTTTTCCACTTCGGCCGGACGCTCCTGAGCTTCCTGACTTTTCCATGCTCAAGAGGCTGGCTCGAGACCAACTCATCTATCTGCTGGAGCAG CTTCCTGGAAAAAAGGATTTGTTCATTGAGGCAGATCTTATGAGCCCTTTGGATCGAATTGCCAATGTGTCCATACTGAAG CAACATGAAGTAGACAAGCTGTACAAGGTGGAGAACAAGCCAGCTCTCAGCTCCAACGAACA ATTGTGCTTCTTGGTCAGACCTCGCATCAAGAATATGCGCTATATTGCCA atCTTGTCAATGCTGACAAATTGGCTGGCCGAACTCGAAAATACAAAGTGATCTTCAGCCCTCAGAAG ttttatgCATGTGAGATGGTGCTTGAGGAAGAGGGAATCTATGGAG ATGTAAGCTGCGATGAATGGGCCTTCTCTTTGCTGCCTCTCGATGTGGATCTGCTGAGCATGGAACTGCCAGAATTTTTCAGGGACTATTTCTTG GAAGGAGATCAGCGTTGGACCAACACTGTGGCTCAGGCGTTGCACCTTCTCAGCACTCTCTATGGATCTTTTCCAAACTGCTATGGAGTTGGCAGATGTGCCAGG ATGTCATATGAACTATGGAGGaaactggaggaggaggaggatagtGAAACCAAAGGCCGAAGGCCAGAAATTGGTCATATCTTTCTCCTGGACAGAG ACATGGACTTTGTGACGGCACTTTGCTCCCAAGTGGTTTACGAGGGCCTGGTAGACGACACCTTCCGCATCAAATGTG GAAGTGTGGACTTTGGCCCAGAAGTCACATCCTCTGACAAAAGCCTGAAGGTGCTACTCAATGCTGAGGACAAG GTATTTAATGAGATTCGTAACGAGCACTTCTCCAATGTCTTTGGCTTCTTGAGCCAGAAGGCCCGGAACTTGCAGGCCCAGTATGAT CGCCGGAGAGGCATGGACATTAAGCAGATGAAGAACTTTGTGTCTCAGGAGCTCAAAGGACTGAAACAGGAGCATCGCCTGCTGAGCCTCC ATATTGGGGCCTGTGAATCTATCATGAAGAAGAAAACTAAGCAGGATTTCCAGGAGCTAATCAAGACTGAGCATG CACTGCTAGAGGGGTTCAACATTCGGGAGAGCACCAACTACATTGAAGAACACATTGACCAGCAG GTGTCACCTATAGAAAGCCTTCGCCTCATGTGCCTTTTGTCCATCACTGAGAATG GTTTGATCCCCAAGGATTACCGATCTCTGAAAACACAGTATCTGCAA AGCTATGGCCCTGAGCATCTGCTCACCTTCTCTAATCTGCGGCGAGCTGGGCTCCTAACAGAGCAGGCCCCAGGGGACACTCTCACAGCAGTGGAGAGTAAAGTAAGCAAGCTGGTGACTGACAAGGCTGCAG gaaaGATTACTGATGCCTTCAGTTCTCTGGCCAAGAGGAGCAATTTTCGGGCCATCAGCAAAAAGCTGAATTTG ATTCCACGCGTGGACGGAGAGTATGATCTGAAAGTGCCCCGAGACATGGCTTATGTCTTCAGTGGTGCTTATGTGCCCCTGAGCTGCCGAATCATTGAGCAG GTGTTAGAGCGGCGAAGCTGGCAGGGTCTTGATGAGGTGGTACGGCTACTCAATTGCAGTGAGTTTGCATTCACAG ACATGACCAAGGAAGACAAGACTTCCAGTGAATCCCTGCGCCTTATCTTGGTGGTATTCCTGGGTGGCTGCACATTCTCTGAGATCTCAGCCCTTCGGTTCTTGGGCAAAGAGAAAG GGTACAGGTTCATTTTTCTGACAACAGCCATAACAAATAGTGCTCGCCTTATGGAGGCCATGAGTGAGGTGAAAGCCTGA
- the Vps33b gene encoding vacuolar protein sorting-associated protein 33B isoform X5: MVLEEEGIYGDVSCDEWAFSLLPLDVDLLSMELPEFFRDYFLEGDQRWTNTVAQALHLLSTLYGSFPNCYGVGRCARMSYELWRKLEEEEDSETKGRRPEIGHIFLLDRDMDFVTALCSQVVYEGLVDDTFRIKCGSVDFGPEVTSSDKSLKVLLNAEDKVFNEIRNEHFSNVFGFLSQKARNLQAQYDRRRGMDIKQMKNFVSQELKGLKQEHRLLSLHIGACESIMKKKTKQDFQELIKTEHALLEGFNIRESTNYIEEHIDQQVSPIESLRLMCLLSITENGLIPKDYRSLKTQYLQSYGPEHLLTFSNLRRAGLLTEQAPGDTLTAVESKVSKLVTDKAAGKITDAFSSLAKRSNFRAISKKLNLIPRVDGEYDLKVPRDMAYVFSGAYVPLSCRIIEQVLERRSWQGLDEVVRLLNCSEFAFTDMTKEDKTSSESLRLILVVFLGGCTFSEISALRFLGKEKGYRFIFLTTAITNSARLMEAMSEVKA, translated from the exons ATGGTGCTTGAGGAAGAGGGAATCTATGGAG ATGTAAGCTGCGATGAATGGGCCTTCTCTTTGCTGCCTCTCGATGTGGATCTGCTGAGCATGGAACTGCCAGAATTTTTCAGGGACTATTTCTTG GAAGGAGATCAGCGTTGGACCAACACTGTGGCTCAGGCGTTGCACCTTCTCAGCACTCTCTATGGATCTTTTCCAAACTGCTATGGAGTTGGCAGATGTGCCAGG ATGTCATATGAACTATGGAGGaaactggaggaggaggaggatagtGAAACCAAAGGCCGAAGGCCAGAAATTGGTCATATCTTTCTCCTGGACAGAG ACATGGACTTTGTGACGGCACTTTGCTCCCAAGTGGTTTACGAGGGCCTGGTAGACGACACCTTCCGCATCAAATGTG GAAGTGTGGACTTTGGCCCAGAAGTCACATCCTCTGACAAAAGCCTGAAGGTGCTACTCAATGCTGAGGACAAG GTATTTAATGAGATTCGTAACGAGCACTTCTCCAATGTCTTTGGCTTCTTGAGCCAGAAGGCCCGGAACTTGCAGGCCCAGTATGAT CGCCGGAGAGGCATGGACATTAAGCAGATGAAGAACTTTGTGTCTCAGGAGCTCAAAGGACTGAAACAGGAGCATCGCCTGCTGAGCCTCC ATATTGGGGCCTGTGAATCTATCATGAAGAAGAAAACTAAGCAGGATTTCCAGGAGCTAATCAAGACTGAGCATG CACTGCTAGAGGGGTTCAACATTCGGGAGAGCACCAACTACATTGAAGAACACATTGACCAGCAG GTGTCACCTATAGAAAGCCTTCGCCTCATGTGCCTTTTGTCCATCACTGAGAATG GTTTGATCCCCAAGGATTACCGATCTCTGAAAACACAGTATCTGCAA AGCTATGGCCCTGAGCATCTGCTCACCTTCTCTAATCTGCGGCGAGCTGGGCTCCTAACAGAGCAGGCCCCAGGGGACACTCTCACAGCAGTGGAGAGTAAAGTAAGCAAGCTGGTGACTGACAAGGCTGCAG gaaaGATTACTGATGCCTTCAGTTCTCTGGCCAAGAGGAGCAATTTTCGGGCCATCAGCAAAAAGCTGAATTTG ATTCCACGCGTGGACGGAGAGTATGATCTGAAAGTGCCCCGAGACATGGCTTATGTCTTCAGTGGTGCTTATGTGCCCCTGAGCTGCCGAATCATTGAGCAG GTGTTAGAGCGGCGAAGCTGGCAGGGTCTTGATGAGGTGGTACGGCTACTCAATTGCAGTGAGTTTGCATTCACAG ACATGACCAAGGAAGACAAGACTTCCAGTGAATCCCTGCGCCTTATCTTGGTGGTATTCCTGGGTGGCTGCACATTCTCTGAGATCTCAGCCCTTCGGTTCTTGGGCAAAGAGAAAG GGTACAGGTTCATTTTTCTGACAACAGCCATAACAAATAGTGCTCGCCTTATGGAGGCCATGAGTGAGGTGAAAGCCTGA
- the Vps33b gene encoding vacuolar protein sorting-associated protein 33B isoform X3: MAFPLRPDAPELPDFSMLKRLARDQLIYLLEQLPGKKDLFIEADLMSPLDRIANVSILKQHEVDKLYKVENKPALSSNEQLCFLVRPRIKNMRYIANLVNADKLAGRTRKYKVIFSPQKFYACEMVLEEEGIYGDVSCDEWAFSLLPLDVDLLSMELPEFFRDYFLEGDQRWTNTVAQALHLLSTLYGSFPNCYGVGRCARMSYELWRKLEEEEDSETKGRRPEIGHIFLLDRDMDFVTALCSQVVYEGLVDDTFRIKCGSVDFGPEVTSSDKSLKVLLNAEDKVFNEIRNEHFSNVFGFLSQKARNLQAQYDRRRGMDIKQMKNFVSQELKGLKQEHRLLSLHIGACESIMKKKTKQDFQELIKTEHALLEGFNIRESTNYIEEHIDQQVSPIESLRLMCLLSITENGLIPKDYRSLKTQYLQSYGPEHLLTFSNLRRAGLLTEQAPGDTLTAVESKVSKLVTDKAAGKITDAFSSLAKRSNFRAISKKLNLIPRVDGEYDLKVPRDMAYVFSGAYVPLSCRIIEQGTGSFF; encoded by the exons ATGGCTTTTCCACTTCGGCCGGACGCTCCTGAGCTTCCTGACTTTTCCATGCTCAAGAGGCTGGCTCGAGACCAACTCATCTATCTGCTGGAGCAG CTTCCTGGAAAAAAGGATTTGTTCATTGAGGCAGATCTTATGAGCCCTTTGGATCGAATTGCCAATGTGTCCATACTGAAG CAACATGAAGTAGACAAGCTGTACAAGGTGGAGAACAAGCCAGCTCTCAGCTCCAACGAACA ATTGTGCTTCTTGGTCAGACCTCGCATCAAGAATATGCGCTATATTGCCA atCTTGTCAATGCTGACAAATTGGCTGGCCGAACTCGAAAATACAAAGTGATCTTCAGCCCTCAGAAG ttttatgCATGTGAGATGGTGCTTGAGGAAGAGGGAATCTATGGAG ATGTAAGCTGCGATGAATGGGCCTTCTCTTTGCTGCCTCTCGATGTGGATCTGCTGAGCATGGAACTGCCAGAATTTTTCAGGGACTATTTCTTG GAAGGAGATCAGCGTTGGACCAACACTGTGGCTCAGGCGTTGCACCTTCTCAGCACTCTCTATGGATCTTTTCCAAACTGCTATGGAGTTGGCAGATGTGCCAGG ATGTCATATGAACTATGGAGGaaactggaggaggaggaggatagtGAAACCAAAGGCCGAAGGCCAGAAATTGGTCATATCTTTCTCCTGGACAGAG ACATGGACTTTGTGACGGCACTTTGCTCCCAAGTGGTTTACGAGGGCCTGGTAGACGACACCTTCCGCATCAAATGTG GAAGTGTGGACTTTGGCCCAGAAGTCACATCCTCTGACAAAAGCCTGAAGGTGCTACTCAATGCTGAGGACAAG GTATTTAATGAGATTCGTAACGAGCACTTCTCCAATGTCTTTGGCTTCTTGAGCCAGAAGGCCCGGAACTTGCAGGCCCAGTATGAT CGCCGGAGAGGCATGGACATTAAGCAGATGAAGAACTTTGTGTCTCAGGAGCTCAAAGGACTGAAACAGGAGCATCGCCTGCTGAGCCTCC ATATTGGGGCCTGTGAATCTATCATGAAGAAGAAAACTAAGCAGGATTTCCAGGAGCTAATCAAGACTGAGCATG CACTGCTAGAGGGGTTCAACATTCGGGAGAGCACCAACTACATTGAAGAACACATTGACCAGCAG GTGTCACCTATAGAAAGCCTTCGCCTCATGTGCCTTTTGTCCATCACTGAGAATG GTTTGATCCCCAAGGATTACCGATCTCTGAAAACACAGTATCTGCAA AGCTATGGCCCTGAGCATCTGCTCACCTTCTCTAATCTGCGGCGAGCTGGGCTCCTAACAGAGCAGGCCCCAGGGGACACTCTCACAGCAGTGGAGAGTAAAGTAAGCAAGCTGGTGACTGACAAGGCTGCAG gaaaGATTACTGATGCCTTCAGTTCTCTGGCCAAGAGGAGCAATTTTCGGGCCATCAGCAAAAAGCTGAATTTG ATTCCACGCGTGGACGGAGAGTATGATCTGAAAGTGCCCCGAGACATGGCTTATGTCTTCAGTGGTGCTTATGTGCCCCTGAGCTGCCGAATCATTGAGCAG GGTACAGGTTCATTTTTCTGA
- the Vps33b gene encoding vacuolar protein sorting-associated protein 33B isoform X2, with protein sequence MAFPLRPDAPELPDFSMLKRLARDQLIYLLEQLPGKKDLFIEADLMSPLDRIANVSILKQHEVDKLYKVENKPALSSNEQLCFLVRPRIKNMRYIANLVNADKLAGRTRKYKVIFSPQKFYACEMVLEEEGIYGDVSCDEWAFSLLPLDVDLLSMELPEFFRDYFLEGDQRWTNTVAQALHLLSTLYGSFPNCYGVGRCARMSYELWRKLEEEEDSETKGRRPEIGHIFLLDRGSVDFGPEVTSSDKSLKVLLNAEDKVFNEIRNEHFSNVFGFLSQKARNLQAQYDRRRGMDIKQMKNFVSQELKGLKQEHRLLSLHIGACESIMKKKTKQDFQELIKTEHALLEGFNIRESTNYIEEHIDQQVSPIESLRLMCLLSITENGLIPKDYRSLKTQYLQSYGPEHLLTFSNLRRAGLLTEQAPGDTLTAVESKVSKLVTDKAAGKITDAFSSLAKRSNFRAISKKLNLIPRVDGEYDLKVPRDMAYVFSGAYVPLSCRIIEQVLERRSWQGLDEVVRLLNCSEFAFTDMTKEDKTSSESLRLILVVFLGGCTFSEISALRFLGKEKGYRFIFLTTAITNSARLMEAMSEVKA encoded by the exons ATGGCTTTTCCACTTCGGCCGGACGCTCCTGAGCTTCCTGACTTTTCCATGCTCAAGAGGCTGGCTCGAGACCAACTCATCTATCTGCTGGAGCAG CTTCCTGGAAAAAAGGATTTGTTCATTGAGGCAGATCTTATGAGCCCTTTGGATCGAATTGCCAATGTGTCCATACTGAAG CAACATGAAGTAGACAAGCTGTACAAGGTGGAGAACAAGCCAGCTCTCAGCTCCAACGAACA ATTGTGCTTCTTGGTCAGACCTCGCATCAAGAATATGCGCTATATTGCCA atCTTGTCAATGCTGACAAATTGGCTGGCCGAACTCGAAAATACAAAGTGATCTTCAGCCCTCAGAAG ttttatgCATGTGAGATGGTGCTTGAGGAAGAGGGAATCTATGGAG ATGTAAGCTGCGATGAATGGGCCTTCTCTTTGCTGCCTCTCGATGTGGATCTGCTGAGCATGGAACTGCCAGAATTTTTCAGGGACTATTTCTTG GAAGGAGATCAGCGTTGGACCAACACTGTGGCTCAGGCGTTGCACCTTCTCAGCACTCTCTATGGATCTTTTCCAAACTGCTATGGAGTTGGCAGATGTGCCAGG ATGTCATATGAACTATGGAGGaaactggaggaggaggaggatagtGAAACCAAAGGCCGAAGGCCAGAAATTGGTCATATCTTTCTCCTGGACAGAG GAAGTGTGGACTTTGGCCCAGAAGTCACATCCTCTGACAAAAGCCTGAAGGTGCTACTCAATGCTGAGGACAAG GTATTTAATGAGATTCGTAACGAGCACTTCTCCAATGTCTTTGGCTTCTTGAGCCAGAAGGCCCGGAACTTGCAGGCCCAGTATGAT CGCCGGAGAGGCATGGACATTAAGCAGATGAAGAACTTTGTGTCTCAGGAGCTCAAAGGACTGAAACAGGAGCATCGCCTGCTGAGCCTCC ATATTGGGGCCTGTGAATCTATCATGAAGAAGAAAACTAAGCAGGATTTCCAGGAGCTAATCAAGACTGAGCATG CACTGCTAGAGGGGTTCAACATTCGGGAGAGCACCAACTACATTGAAGAACACATTGACCAGCAG GTGTCACCTATAGAAAGCCTTCGCCTCATGTGCCTTTTGTCCATCACTGAGAATG GTTTGATCCCCAAGGATTACCGATCTCTGAAAACACAGTATCTGCAA AGCTATGGCCCTGAGCATCTGCTCACCTTCTCTAATCTGCGGCGAGCTGGGCTCCTAACAGAGCAGGCCCCAGGGGACACTCTCACAGCAGTGGAGAGTAAAGTAAGCAAGCTGGTGACTGACAAGGCTGCAG gaaaGATTACTGATGCCTTCAGTTCTCTGGCCAAGAGGAGCAATTTTCGGGCCATCAGCAAAAAGCTGAATTTG ATTCCACGCGTGGACGGAGAGTATGATCTGAAAGTGCCCCGAGACATGGCTTATGTCTTCAGTGGTGCTTATGTGCCCCTGAGCTGCCGAATCATTGAGCAG GTGTTAGAGCGGCGAAGCTGGCAGGGTCTTGATGAGGTGGTACGGCTACTCAATTGCAGTGAGTTTGCATTCACAG ACATGACCAAGGAAGACAAGACTTCCAGTGAATCCCTGCGCCTTATCTTGGTGGTATTCCTGGGTGGCTGCACATTCTCTGAGATCTCAGCCCTTCGGTTCTTGGGCAAAGAGAAAG GGTACAGGTTCATTTTTCTGACAACAGCCATAACAAATAGTGCTCGCCTTATGGAGGCCATGAGTGAGGTGAAAGCCTGA
- the Vps33b gene encoding vacuolar protein sorting-associated protein 33B isoform X6: protein MAFPLRPDAPELPDFSMLKRLARDQLIYLLEQLPGKKDLFIEADLMSPLDRIANVSILKQHEVDKLYKVENKPALSSNEHFMHVRWCLRKRESMEVRGDEYVSCDEWAFSLLPLDVDLLSMELPEFFRDYFLEGDQRWTNTVAQALHLLSTLYGSFPNCYGVGRCARMSYELWRKLEEEEDSETKGRRPEIGHIFLLDRDMDFVTALCSQVVYEGLVDDTFRIKCGSVDFGPEVTSSDKSLKVLLNAEDKVFNEIRNEHFSNVFGFLSQKARNLQAQYDRRRGMDIKQMKNFVSQELKGLKQEHRLLSLHIGACESIMKKKTKQDFQELIKTEHALLEGFNIRESTNYIEEHIDQQVSPIESLRLMCLLSITENGLIPKDYRSLKTQYLQSYGPEHLLTFSNLRRAGLLTEQAPGDTLTAVESKVSKLVTDKAAGKITDAFSSLAKRSNFRAISKKLNLIPRVDGEYDLKVPRDMAYVFSGAYVPLSCRIIEQVLERRSWQGLDEVVRLLNCSEFAFTDMTKEDKTSSESLRLILVVFLGGCTFSEISALRFLGKEKGYRFIFLTTAITNSARLMEAMSEVKA, encoded by the exons ATGGCTTTTCCACTTCGGCCGGACGCTCCTGAGCTTCCTGACTTTTCCATGCTCAAGAGGCTGGCTCGAGACCAACTCATCTATCTGCTGGAGCAG CTTCCTGGAAAAAAGGATTTGTTCATTGAGGCAGATCTTATGAGCCCTTTGGATCGAATTGCCAATGTGTCCATACTGAAG CAACATGAAGTAGACAAGCTGTACAAGGTGGAGAACAAGCCAGCTCTCAGCTCCAACGAACA ttttatgCATGTGAGATGGTGCTTGAGGAAGAGGGAATCTATGGAGGTGAGAGGAGATGAAT ATGTAAGCTGCGATGAATGGGCCTTCTCTTTGCTGCCTCTCGATGTGGATCTGCTGAGCATGGAACTGCCAGAATTTTTCAGGGACTATTTCTTG GAAGGAGATCAGCGTTGGACCAACACTGTGGCTCAGGCGTTGCACCTTCTCAGCACTCTCTATGGATCTTTTCCAAACTGCTATGGAGTTGGCAGATGTGCCAGG ATGTCATATGAACTATGGAGGaaactggaggaggaggaggatagtGAAACCAAAGGCCGAAGGCCAGAAATTGGTCATATCTTTCTCCTGGACAGAG ACATGGACTTTGTGACGGCACTTTGCTCCCAAGTGGTTTACGAGGGCCTGGTAGACGACACCTTCCGCATCAAATGTG GAAGTGTGGACTTTGGCCCAGAAGTCACATCCTCTGACAAAAGCCTGAAGGTGCTACTCAATGCTGAGGACAAG GTATTTAATGAGATTCGTAACGAGCACTTCTCCAATGTCTTTGGCTTCTTGAGCCAGAAGGCCCGGAACTTGCAGGCCCAGTATGAT CGCCGGAGAGGCATGGACATTAAGCAGATGAAGAACTTTGTGTCTCAGGAGCTCAAAGGACTGAAACAGGAGCATCGCCTGCTGAGCCTCC ATATTGGGGCCTGTGAATCTATCATGAAGAAGAAAACTAAGCAGGATTTCCAGGAGCTAATCAAGACTGAGCATG CACTGCTAGAGGGGTTCAACATTCGGGAGAGCACCAACTACATTGAAGAACACATTGACCAGCAG GTGTCACCTATAGAAAGCCTTCGCCTCATGTGCCTTTTGTCCATCACTGAGAATG GTTTGATCCCCAAGGATTACCGATCTCTGAAAACACAGTATCTGCAA AGCTATGGCCCTGAGCATCTGCTCACCTTCTCTAATCTGCGGCGAGCTGGGCTCCTAACAGAGCAGGCCCCAGGGGACACTCTCACAGCAGTGGAGAGTAAAGTAAGCAAGCTGGTGACTGACAAGGCTGCAG gaaaGATTACTGATGCCTTCAGTTCTCTGGCCAAGAGGAGCAATTTTCGGGCCATCAGCAAAAAGCTGAATTTG ATTCCACGCGTGGACGGAGAGTATGATCTGAAAGTGCCCCGAGACATGGCTTATGTCTTCAGTGGTGCTTATGTGCCCCTGAGCTGCCGAATCATTGAGCAG GTGTTAGAGCGGCGAAGCTGGCAGGGTCTTGATGAGGTGGTACGGCTACTCAATTGCAGTGAGTTTGCATTCACAG ACATGACCAAGGAAGACAAGACTTCCAGTGAATCCCTGCGCCTTATCTTGGTGGTATTCCTGGGTGGCTGCACATTCTCTGAGATCTCAGCCCTTCGGTTCTTGGGCAAAGAGAAAG GGTACAGGTTCATTTTTCTGACAACAGCCATAACAAATAGTGCTCGCCTTATGGAGGCCATGAGTGAGGTGAAAGCCTGA
- the Vps33b gene encoding vacuolar protein sorting-associated protein 33B isoform X4, producing the protein MHVRWCLRKRESMEVRGDEYVSCDEWAFSLLPLDVDLLSMELPEFFRDYFLEGDQRWTNTVAQALHLLSTLYGSFPNCYGVGRCARMSYELWRKLEEEEDSETKGRRPEIGHIFLLDRDMDFVTALCSQVVYEGLVDDTFRIKCGSVDFGPEVTSSDKSLKVLLNAEDKVFNEIRNEHFSNVFGFLSQKARNLQAQYDRRRGMDIKQMKNFVSQELKGLKQEHRLLSLHIGACESIMKKKTKQDFQELIKTEHALLEGFNIRESTNYIEEHIDQQVSPIESLRLMCLLSITENGLIPKDYRSLKTQYLQSYGPEHLLTFSNLRRAGLLTEQAPGDTLTAVESKVSKLVTDKAAGKITDAFSSLAKRSNFRAISKKLNLIPRVDGEYDLKVPRDMAYVFSGAYVPLSCRIIEQVLERRSWQGLDEVVRLLNCSEFAFTDMTKEDKTSSESLRLILVVFLGGCTFSEISALRFLGKEKGYRFIFLTTAITNSARLMEAMSEVKA; encoded by the exons atgCATGTGAGATGGTGCTTGAGGAAGAGGGAATCTATGGAGGTGAGAGGAGATGAAT ATGTAAGCTGCGATGAATGGGCCTTCTCTTTGCTGCCTCTCGATGTGGATCTGCTGAGCATGGAACTGCCAGAATTTTTCAGGGACTATTTCTTG GAAGGAGATCAGCGTTGGACCAACACTGTGGCTCAGGCGTTGCACCTTCTCAGCACTCTCTATGGATCTTTTCCAAACTGCTATGGAGTTGGCAGATGTGCCAGG ATGTCATATGAACTATGGAGGaaactggaggaggaggaggatagtGAAACCAAAGGCCGAAGGCCAGAAATTGGTCATATCTTTCTCCTGGACAGAG ACATGGACTTTGTGACGGCACTTTGCTCCCAAGTGGTTTACGAGGGCCTGGTAGACGACACCTTCCGCATCAAATGTG GAAGTGTGGACTTTGGCCCAGAAGTCACATCCTCTGACAAAAGCCTGAAGGTGCTACTCAATGCTGAGGACAAG GTATTTAATGAGATTCGTAACGAGCACTTCTCCAATGTCTTTGGCTTCTTGAGCCAGAAGGCCCGGAACTTGCAGGCCCAGTATGAT CGCCGGAGAGGCATGGACATTAAGCAGATGAAGAACTTTGTGTCTCAGGAGCTCAAAGGACTGAAACAGGAGCATCGCCTGCTGAGCCTCC ATATTGGGGCCTGTGAATCTATCATGAAGAAGAAAACTAAGCAGGATTTCCAGGAGCTAATCAAGACTGAGCATG CACTGCTAGAGGGGTTCAACATTCGGGAGAGCACCAACTACATTGAAGAACACATTGACCAGCAG GTGTCACCTATAGAAAGCCTTCGCCTCATGTGCCTTTTGTCCATCACTGAGAATG GTTTGATCCCCAAGGATTACCGATCTCTGAAAACACAGTATCTGCAA AGCTATGGCCCTGAGCATCTGCTCACCTTCTCTAATCTGCGGCGAGCTGGGCTCCTAACAGAGCAGGCCCCAGGGGACACTCTCACAGCAGTGGAGAGTAAAGTAAGCAAGCTGGTGACTGACAAGGCTGCAG gaaaGATTACTGATGCCTTCAGTTCTCTGGCCAAGAGGAGCAATTTTCGGGCCATCAGCAAAAAGCTGAATTTG ATTCCACGCGTGGACGGAGAGTATGATCTGAAAGTGCCCCGAGACATGGCTTATGTCTTCAGTGGTGCTTATGTGCCCCTGAGCTGCCGAATCATTGAGCAG GTGTTAGAGCGGCGAAGCTGGCAGGGTCTTGATGAGGTGGTACGGCTACTCAATTGCAGTGAGTTTGCATTCACAG ACATGACCAAGGAAGACAAGACTTCCAGTGAATCCCTGCGCCTTATCTTGGTGGTATTCCTGGGTGGCTGCACATTCTCTGAGATCTCAGCCCTTCGGTTCTTGGGCAAAGAGAAAG GGTACAGGTTCATTTTTCTGACAACAGCCATAACAAATAGTGCTCGCCTTATGGAGGCCATGAGTGAGGTGAAAGCCTGA